The Sporolituus thermophilus DSM 23256 genome has a segment encoding these proteins:
- a CDS encoding GNAT family N-acetyltransferase, producing the protein MENRLIIRPAAEGDLPAIFALYGELAKAYDQKDDSGEAWREAWQDKRQHILVAERDGEIVGTLTCIVIPNLGHGGQPWAALTNVVVAAAHRGQGIGTALMAEASRLAKAANCYKIVLSSNLVRTEAHEFYRRLGWRQTHIGFSLE; encoded by the coding sequence ATGGAGAACAGATTAATTATCCGGCCGGCCGCGGAGGGGGACCTACCGGCAATTTTCGCCTTGTATGGCGAGCTGGCGAAAGCCTATGACCAAAAAGACGACAGCGGCGAAGCCTGGCGGGAGGCGTGGCAGGACAAGCGGCAGCACATCCTGGTGGCTGAGCGCGACGGTGAGATTGTGGGCACCTTGACCTGCATTGTTATCCCCAACCTCGGCCACGGAGGGCAGCCCTGGGCGGCATTGACCAATGTGGTCGTGGCGGCGGCTCATCGCGGGCAAGGCATTGGTACGGCGCTTATGGCCGAGGCCAGCCGCCTGGCCAAAGCGGCCAACTGTTACAAAATCGTTCTCTCCAGTAACCTGGTCCGGACCGAGGCGCACGAGTTTTACCGACGCCTTGGCTGGCGGCAGACGCACATTGGTTTTTCCCTGGAGTAA
- a CDS encoding DUF456 domain-containing protein, producing MDWSAVLASLGLAVLLLAGLGLTLVGLPGNWLVMGLVLIYGYWEGFQHFHAKLLLLLFGLALAGEVAEFTAGAIGARKAKASRAATAAALAGAFAGGIAGTVLLPVVGSLFGAMAGAYGASYLVEYGRTKDALQAGRVARQVMLGQLTGTLLKLAVGVAMVILAIANLPW from the coding sequence GTGGATTGGAGCGCGGTACTTGCCAGTCTGGGTCTTGCCGTCCTGCTACTGGCCGGCTTGGGGCTGACGCTCGTCGGCCTGCCCGGTAACTGGCTGGTCATGGGCTTAGTGCTAATTTACGGGTATTGGGAAGGCTTTCAGCATTTCCACGCCAAACTGCTGCTCTTGCTGTTCGGTTTGGCTCTGGCCGGCGAAGTGGCCGAGTTTACCGCCGGCGCGATTGGCGCCAGAAAAGCGAAAGCATCGAGAGCAGCGACGGCAGCCGCCTTGGCGGGCGCTTTTGCCGGCGGGATTGCCGGCACTGTCCTGCTGCCGGTCGTAGGATCGCTCTTTGGCGCCATGGCGGGCGCTTACGGGGCCAGCTACCTGGTTGAGTATGGCCGGACAAAAGATGCCCTGCAGGCCGGACGGGTCGCCCGGCAGGTTATGCTGGGACAGCTCACCGGCACACTCTTGAAATTGGCGGTAGGGGTGGCGATGGTCATCCTGGCTATAGCGAATTTACCCTGGTAA
- the purD gene encoding phosphoribosylamine--glycine ligase yields MRVLVIGSGGREHALVWKLAASPRVTQIYCAPGNPGIAALAECVPIDVSDITALRRFALERQIDLTVVGPELPLVQGLADDFAAHGLKVFGPKQAAARLEGSKAFAKALMQKYNIPTAKFAVFEDAAAAMDCIQRWGAPVVVKADGLAAGKGVVVAQTVDEALAAVRTIMCDQAFGTAGSRVVIEEYMEGEEASVLAFTDGCTVVPMVAAQDHKRAYDGDQGPNTGGMGAYAPAPVVTAAVRDRVVREILQPVVDALRQEGCLYQGCLYAGLMITAAGPKVVEFNARFGDPETQAVLPLLQSDLVTVMEACVDGRLHEIDVTWADGAAVCIVAAAGGYPGPYRKGDVISGLAAAEAAGALVFHAGTAVSGGELVTGGGRVLGVTACADTIAAAVDKAYQAISNINFANMHYRRDIARRALTKARE; encoded by the coding sequence GTGCGTGTATTGGTAATTGGCAGCGGCGGCCGTGAGCATGCCCTGGTCTGGAAACTGGCGGCCAGTCCGCGCGTTACACAAATCTACTGCGCGCCGGGCAATCCCGGTATCGCCGCTCTCGCCGAGTGCGTGCCTATTGATGTAAGCGATATCACGGCCCTTCGCCGGTTTGCCCTTGAGCGGCAGATCGATCTGACGGTTGTTGGCCCTGAGCTGCCGCTGGTACAGGGCCTGGCCGACGACTTTGCCGCCCATGGTCTTAAAGTATTTGGTCCTAAGCAGGCGGCGGCCCGGTTGGAAGGTTCGAAGGCATTTGCCAAAGCGCTAATGCAAAAATACAACATTCCGACCGCGAAGTTCGCCGTATTTGAGGACGCAGCCGCTGCCATGGACTGCATCCAACGGTGGGGGGCGCCGGTTGTCGTCAAAGCTGACGGCTTGGCCGCCGGCAAAGGCGTGGTAGTGGCCCAAACGGTGGATGAGGCCCTTGCCGCCGTGCGGACCATTATGTGCGACCAGGCTTTCGGCACCGCCGGCAGCCGGGTAGTTATCGAAGAATATATGGAAGGCGAGGAAGCTTCAGTTTTGGCCTTTACTGACGGTTGTACCGTCGTTCCGATGGTGGCCGCCCAGGACCACAAGCGCGCCTATGACGGCGACCAGGGCCCTAATACGGGCGGGATGGGCGCCTACGCGCCGGCGCCGGTGGTGACGGCGGCGGTGCGTGACCGGGTAGTGCGGGAAATCCTGCAGCCGGTAGTGGACGCACTGCGGCAGGAAGGCTGTCTGTACCAGGGCTGTCTCTATGCCGGGCTGATGATCACCGCTGCGGGGCCGAAAGTTGTAGAATTTAACGCCCGTTTCGGCGATCCGGAAACACAGGCCGTATTGCCCCTTTTGCAGAGCGACCTTGTTACGGTTATGGAAGCCTGTGTGGACGGACGGCTGCACGAAATAGACGTCACCTGGGCGGACGGTGCGGCGGTCTGCATTGTTGCGGCCGCCGGCGGCTATCCGGGACCATACCGCAAGGGCGACGTTATCAGCGGCCTTGCCGCCGCCGAAGCGGCAGGCGCACTGGTCTTTCACGCCGGAACCGCCGTTAGCGGCGGCGAACTGGTGACCGGCGGCGGGCGGGTGCTCGGGGTCACGGCCTGCGCCGATACCATTGCCGCCGCCGTGGACAAAGCGTACCAAGCGATAAGCAATATTAATTTTGCCAATATGCATTACCGCCGGGATATCGCCCGACGGGCATTAACAAAAGCCAGGGAGTGA
- the purH gene encoding bifunctional phosphoribosylaminoimidazolecarboxamide formyltransferase/IMP cyclohydrolase, with protein MKIKRALISVSDKRGLVEFAQALCRLGVELISTGGTLQVLRDAGLPAVYVGDVTGFPEMMDGRVKTLHPRIHGGILAVRDNPEHVAALAAHNIPAIDMVVVNLYPFRQTVAKPGVTLAEAVENIDIGGPAMVRAAAKNFRHVAVVVNPDRYGEISERLAADGDLTVEYRMALAREAYYHTAEYDACIAAYLDGQLGAGPFPGNLHLVFEKVQDLRYGENPHQQAAFYRVKHFTGAGIATARQLHGKELSFNNIVDLEAAYALANEFAQPAAVIIKHTNPCGTAIAATLAEAYAKAYAADPVSAFGGIVGFNREVDKATAAQISAVFTEAVVAPGYSEEALGLLRQKKNLRLLLAAPAQPVSGAAAEWDIKKVSGGILVQEADRADAGRNDMRVVSRRAPGDAEWEDLLFAWKVVKHVKSNAIVVAKGGQALGVGAGQMNRVGAAQIALTQAGEKAQGAVLASDAFFPFRDTVDAAARAGIRAIIQPGGSVRDEESIQAADEYGIALVFTGVRHFKH; from the coding sequence GTGAAAATAAAACGCGCGCTTATCAGTGTTTCCGATAAACGGGGACTGGTTGAATTTGCCCAGGCTCTCTGCCGTTTAGGAGTTGAGCTCATTTCCACCGGCGGCACCTTACAAGTTTTACGCGATGCCGGCCTGCCGGCGGTTTATGTCGGTGACGTTACCGGCTTTCCCGAGATGATGGACGGCCGGGTAAAGACACTGCATCCCCGCATCCACGGCGGTATCCTGGCCGTGCGGGACAATCCCGAGCATGTGGCGGCCTTGGCGGCGCACAATATCCCGGCCATCGATATGGTTGTCGTCAATCTGTATCCCTTCCGCCAGACGGTGGCCAAGCCCGGCGTGACCCTGGCCGAAGCGGTGGAAAACATTGACATCGGCGGGCCGGCCATGGTACGGGCGGCCGCGAAAAATTTTCGCCATGTGGCCGTCGTGGTTAACCCTGACCGCTACGGGGAAATCAGCGAGCGCCTGGCGGCGGACGGCGACCTCACGGTTGAATACCGTATGGCCTTGGCCCGTGAAGCCTATTACCACACTGCCGAATATGACGCCTGTATTGCCGCCTATCTTGACGGACAGCTCGGGGCGGGGCCGTTTCCCGGAAATCTGCACCTCGTGTTTGAAAAAGTGCAGGACCTGCGGTATGGGGAAAACCCGCATCAGCAGGCCGCCTTTTACCGGGTCAAGCACTTTACCGGCGCGGGTATAGCCACGGCCCGGCAGCTTCACGGCAAAGAACTTTCCTTTAATAATATCGTTGACCTCGAGGCCGCTTACGCCTTAGCCAACGAATTTGCCCAACCGGCAGCGGTCATTATCAAGCATACCAATCCCTGTGGCACGGCCATCGCCGCTACCCTTGCCGAAGCCTATGCCAAAGCGTATGCGGCCGACCCGGTATCGGCGTTCGGCGGCATTGTCGGATTCAACCGTGAGGTAGATAAGGCGACCGCCGCGCAGATAAGCGCCGTCTTTACCGAGGCGGTTGTTGCGCCCGGCTACAGTGAAGAGGCCCTTGGTCTCTTGCGGCAAAAGAAAAATCTTCGCTTGCTTTTGGCTGCGCCGGCCCAACCAGTTTCCGGCGCGGCTGCGGAATGGGATATCAAAAAGGTATCAGGCGGCATTCTGGTGCAGGAGGCGGACAGAGCGGACGCCGGACGGAACGACATGCGGGTCGTTTCCCGCCGGGCGCCTGGCGACGCCGAATGGGAGGATTTGCTTTTTGCCTGGAAAGTGGTAAAGCATGTAAAGTCGAACGCTATCGTCGTGGCTAAGGGCGGTCAGGCCCTTGGCGTCGGAGCCGGGCAGATGAACCGGGTGGGCGCGGCCCAAATTGCCCTGACCCAGGCCGGAGAAAAAGCACAGGGGGCGGTACTGGCCTCTGACGCCTTTTTCCCCTTCCGCGACACCGTAGATGCTGCCGCCCGGGCCGGAATCCGCGCCATCATCCAGCCCGGCGGCTCGGTGCGGGACGAGGAGTCCATCCAGGCGGCCGATGAATATGGCATCGCACTGGTCTTTACCGGTGTGCGCCATTTTAAACACTAG
- the purN gene encoding phosphoribosylglycinamide formyltransferase: MSKVTLGILASGRGSNAQAIMDAIRRGEADATVGIIISDNPAAPVLARAAEYGVPARCIERARFTSREAFEEAVADELIAYGVELVVLAGFMRLLSPYFISRFPGRIMNIHPSLLPAFPGLDAQGQALRYGVKVSGCTVHFVDEGMDSGPIILQEAVPVRDDDTPATLAERILAVEHVLYPRAISLYCQRRLVVEGRRVRIREGEE, from the coding sequence GTGAGTAAGGTAACGCTGGGCATACTGGCCTCCGGCCGGGGGTCCAATGCCCAGGCCATTATGGACGCCATCAGGCGCGGCGAGGCGGACGCCACGGTGGGCATTATTATCAGCGATAATCCGGCGGCGCCGGTGCTGGCGCGCGCGGCTGAATACGGCGTGCCGGCGCGCTGTATCGAACGGGCCCGTTTTACCAGCCGGGAAGCGTTTGAAGAAGCGGTGGCTGACGAACTGATAGCCTATGGTGTGGAGCTTGTCGTACTGGCCGGCTTCATGCGCCTGCTCAGTCCATACTTTATCAGCCGTTTTCCCGGCCGGATTATGAATATTCACCCGTCACTGCTGCCGGCCTTCCCGGGGCTTGACGCCCAGGGGCAGGCACTACGCTACGGCGTCAAGGTGTCGGGCTGCACGGTTCATTTTGTCGACGAAGGGATGGACAGCGGCCCGATTATTCTCCAGGAGGCCGTGCCGGTGCGGGATGACGATACACCGGCAACACTCGCCGAGCGTATTTTGGCAGTTGAACATGTCCTCTATCCACGGGCGATTTCCTTATACTGCCAGAGAAGATTGGTCGTGGAAGGGCGGCGGGTGCGAATCCGGGAAGGAGAGGAGTAA
- the purM gene encoding phosphoribosylformylglycinamidine cyclo-ligase, whose protein sequence is MSLNKETGLTYRDAGVDIDAGNAAVALIKDHVRSTYRPEVVGDIGGFGGLFALNTGKYRQPVLVSGTDGVGTKLKIAFLLDKHDTIGQDAVAMCVNDILVQGAEPLFFLDYLAVGKLEPAKVAAIVAGIAKACRESGCALIGGETAEMAGFYPDGEYDIAGFAVGVAERERLITGEKIRPGDVLIGLPSSGLHSNGYSLARKICFDVKGFAPDVYIPELGRTLGEELLTPTRLYPRVCLPLLERFDIRGMVHITGGGFYDNIPRVLPAGCAVEIDAGAWPMPPIFACLQAWGQVAWPEMYRTFNMGIGLILIVPAHEADAVRDDLAARGEACYVIGRVVAGNGEVVLKGGVFGE, encoded by the coding sequence ATGTCTTTGAATAAAGAGACCGGGCTTACTTATCGTGATGCAGGTGTAGACATCGACGCCGGCAACGCGGCGGTAGCCTTGATTAAAGACCATGTGCGTTCCACCTATCGTCCCGAGGTGGTCGGCGACATCGGCGGTTTTGGCGGTCTGTTCGCCTTAAACACCGGCAAATATCGCCAGCCGGTGCTGGTATCCGGCACCGACGGGGTGGGCACGAAATTGAAAATCGCCTTTTTGCTTGATAAACACGATACCATTGGCCAGGATGCCGTTGCTATGTGTGTTAATGACATCTTGGTCCAGGGGGCCGAACCGCTCTTTTTCCTGGATTATCTTGCCGTCGGCAAATTAGAGCCGGCCAAAGTGGCGGCTATCGTCGCCGGTATCGCCAAGGCTTGCCGCGAGTCCGGGTGCGCCCTCATCGGCGGGGAAACGGCGGAAATGGCCGGCTTTTATCCCGACGGTGAATATGATATTGCCGGTTTTGCCGTCGGGGTGGCGGAACGAGAGCGGCTCATCACCGGCGAAAAGATCCGGCCGGGCGATGTCCTTATCGGCCTTCCTTCCAGCGGCCTCCATTCCAACGGTTATTCGCTGGCGCGTAAAATTTGTTTTGATGTTAAGGGCTTCGCGCCGGACGTCTACATTCCCGAACTCGGGCGGACGCTGGGCGAAGAACTGCTCACGCCCACGCGGCTGTACCCGCGCGTCTGCTTACCCCTCCTTGAGCGGTTTGATATCCGGGGCATGGTCCATATAACCGGCGGCGGTTTTTATGATAACATCCCGCGCGTGCTGCCCGCCGGCTGCGCCGTGGAAATTGACGCCGGCGCCTGGCCCATGCCGCCTATCTTTGCTTGCCTTCAGGCTTGGGGGCAGGTAGCGTGGCCCGAGATGTACCGCACCTTCAATATGGGCATCGGCCTCATTCTCATCGTGCCGGCCCATGAAGCGGACGCCGTCCGGGACGACCTGGCGGCGCGCGGCGAAGCCTGTTACGTTATTGGCCGGGTCGTGGCCGGAAATGGCGAAGTGGTCCTTAAAGGAGGCGTTTTTGGTGAGTAA
- the purF gene encoding amidophosphoribosyltransferase, whose product MYYDFRADKLREECGVFGIFSRHDDVALNTYWGLYALQHRGQESAGIAVTDGSEMEVQRGMGLVGEVFRQGLPALRGHIAIGHVRYSTTGSSLPANTQPLLVTYSGGHISLAHNGNLTNAHELRQALEKQGSVFQTSVDSEVIVNLIARSSQGTIEDKIKESLTRIKGAYCLVIMTEDKLIGVRDPHGFRPLCLGRLGGGWVIASESCALDIVGAELVRDIEPGEMVVISDAGLKSERFGQKDRKALCVFEYIYFARPDSIIDGQSVYEARFRMGQQLARESGLAADIVISVPDSGTTAALGFSRETGIPYAEGLIKNRYIGRTFIQPEQKKRDLGVRMKLNAVRHTVQGKSIIMVDDSIVRGTTSGKIVRMLKEAGAVAVHMCVSSPPIGFPCYYGIDTAVRKELIAATKQVEEIRQFIGADSLHYLSLDGLKQSITNVASDAMCYACFNCDYPAGMPACTAAGGNKYVFE is encoded by the coding sequence GTGTACTACGATTTTCGGGCTGATAAGCTGCGGGAGGAATGCGGCGTTTTCGGCATCTTCTCCCGCCATGACGACGTGGCGCTCAATACCTATTGGGGTCTGTACGCCTTGCAGCACCGGGGGCAGGAAAGCGCCGGCATCGCTGTTACCGACGGCAGCGAAATGGAGGTTCAGCGCGGCATGGGACTGGTAGGCGAGGTATTTCGCCAAGGTCTGCCTGCGCTGCGCGGCCATATAGCCATTGGCCATGTCCGTTATTCAACTACCGGCTCCAGCCTGCCTGCCAATACTCAACCGCTGTTGGTAACCTATTCCGGCGGACATATCAGCCTGGCGCACAACGGTAACCTGACTAACGCCCACGAGCTCCGGCAGGCGCTGGAAAAACAGGGCAGCGTCTTTCAAACTTCGGTGGACAGCGAAGTTATCGTAAACCTCATTGCCCGTTCGTCGCAAGGTACGATTGAAGACAAAATTAAAGAAAGCCTGACCCGCATCAAGGGGGCCTACTGTCTGGTTATCATGACCGAAGATAAATTAATTGGCGTGCGTGACCCCCATGGCTTCCGGCCGCTGTGCCTCGGCCGGTTGGGCGGCGGCTGGGTTATCGCTTCCGAGTCGTGCGCGCTTGACATCGTGGGCGCTGAGCTGGTGCGGGACATCGAGCCCGGCGAGATGGTGGTCATTAGCGACGCAGGGCTTAAATCCGAGCGGTTTGGGCAGAAAGACCGGAAAGCTTTGTGCGTTTTTGAGTATATTTATTTTGCCCGTCCGGACAGTATTATTGACGGACAAAGTGTTTACGAAGCCCGTTTCCGCATGGGGCAGCAGTTAGCCAGGGAAAGCGGGCTTGCGGCAGATATCGTTATTTCGGTACCAGACTCGGGTACCACCGCTGCCTTGGGTTTCAGCCGCGAAACCGGTATCCCCTATGCCGAAGGTCTGATCAAGAACCGTTATATCGGCCGTACTTTTATCCAGCCGGAGCAAAAAAAACGTGACCTTGGCGTACGGATGAAGCTTAATGCTGTCCGCCACACCGTGCAGGGCAAGTCGATTATCATGGTTGACGATTCCATCGTCCGGGGGACGACAAGCGGCAAAATTGTGCGCATGCTGAAAGAGGCCGGCGCCGTGGCGGTGCACATGTGCGTCAGCTCGCCGCCGATCGGCTTCCCCTGCTATTATGGTATCGATACAGCCGTGCGCAAAGAACTTATCGCCGCTACCAAGCAAGTAGAGGAAATCCGCCAGTTCATTGGCGCCGACTCGCTGCATTACCTGTCACTCGACGGCTTGAAACAGTCTATTACGAATGTGGCTAGCGACGCCATGTGTTACGCTTGCTTCAACTGCGATTATCCGGCCGGTATGCCGGCCTGCACTGCCGCAGGAGGGAATAAATATGTCTTTGAATAA
- the purC gene encoding phosphoribosylaminoimidazolesuccinocarboxamide synthase has protein sequence MEKQPLYEGKAKKIYATDNADELLVYYKDDATAFNGIKRGTILNKGVLNNKISAFFFELLGRHGIKHHYIRTISDREMLVKTLKILPVEVVVRNIAAGSLAKRIGWEEGKKLPSTVLEFYYKNDELGDPLINDYHIKALGLATEEQVKVMAETALRINGILGAYLKEKNLELIDFKLEFGLHKGELLLGDEISPDTCRFWDSRTGEKLDKDRFRRDLGNVEEAYKEVLYRLTGEVFAD, from the coding sequence ATGGAAAAACAGCCGCTTTATGAAGGGAAAGCCAAAAAAATCTATGCGACCGACAATGCCGATGAACTATTGGTGTACTACAAAGATGACGCTACGGCTTTTAACGGCATTAAACGCGGTACGATCTTGAACAAAGGTGTGCTCAACAATAAAATTTCCGCCTTTTTCTTTGAACTACTAGGCAGGCATGGTATTAAACATCATTATATCCGCACTATCAGCGACCGTGAAATGTTGGTTAAAACCTTGAAGATCCTACCGGTCGAAGTTGTCGTCCGCAATATAGCGGCTGGATCGCTCGCCAAGCGGATTGGCTGGGAAGAAGGAAAGAAACTGCCGTCTACGGTACTTGAGTTCTACTACAAAAACGACGAGCTGGGCGATCCGCTTATTAACGACTATCACATTAAGGCCCTCGGCTTGGCAACCGAGGAACAAGTAAAAGTTATGGCTGAGACAGCGCTCAGGATTAACGGCATTCTCGGCGCCTATCTGAAAGAAAAGAACCTGGAACTAATCGACTTCAAATTGGAGTTTGGCCTGCATAAGGGCGAACTACTGCTGGGCGACGAAATTTCGCCTGATACGTGCCGCTTCTGGGACAGCCGTACCGGGGAGAAACTGGATAAGGACCGTTTCCGCCGTGATCTGGGCAATGTGGAAGAGGCCTACAAGGAAGTGCTGTACCGCCTGACCGGGGAGGTCTTTGCCGACTAG
- the purE gene encoding 5-(carboxyamino)imidazole ribonucleotide mutase: MKAAVIMGSDSDLPVLKPALETLQEFGIETEVVIASAHRTPHKVHEFAATAEKRGVKVIIAAAGAAAHLPGVVASFTTLPVIGVPVNSTSLGGLDALLSIVQMPSGIPVATMAINGAKNAAIFAAQIIATGNAALAAKLADYRQKLAAEVEQRAARAQEKLQAN; encoded by the coding sequence GTGAAGGCAGCCGTCATAATGGGAAGCGATTCCGATTTGCCGGTTCTCAAGCCGGCGCTGGAAACATTGCAAGAATTTGGCATCGAAACCGAAGTGGTGATCGCTTCGGCTCACCGTACGCCCCATAAAGTTCACGAATTCGCCGCTACGGCCGAAAAACGCGGCGTTAAGGTGATAATTGCCGCAGCCGGCGCCGCCGCCCATCTTCCCGGCGTCGTCGCCAGTTTCACTACCCTGCCGGTTATTGGCGTGCCGGTTAACAGCACGTCCCTTGGCGGGCTCGATGCGCTGCTAAGCATTGTCCAAATGCCTTCCGGCATCCCCGTAGCCACCATGGCCATTAACGGCGCCAAAAACGCTGCCATCTTCGCTGCGCAAATCATTGCTACCGGTAATGCCGCTCTTGCCGCCAAACTGGCCGATTACCGCCAAAAACTGGCTGCCGAAGTGGAACAAAGGGCTGCCCGGGCCCAGGAAAAACTGCAAGCCAATTAG
- a CDS encoding NCS2 family permease, with the protein MFEKLFELSARKTDVKTEVMAGITTFMTMAYILFVNPSILGAAGMDKNAVLLATALGAGLVTIMMGLFVNYPIALAPGMGLNAFYAFTVVIGMGVSWQVALGAVFISGLIFILLTVTNIRQLLVEGMPTSLKHAITVGIGLFITIIGLKLSGIMSIRLSLIPPTLEKIIAAKGNGTPMHFETIIELGKLADPHVLLAVFGLILIAVLMARNVRGAMLIGILTTTIIGIVMGIVKIPAGFSPIAVPDFSRNAFFALDIWGAIHMGLLTIIFTFTFVELFDTMGTLVGAANKAGLVDKDGKFPGIGKAMMVDATGVSLGALLGTSTITAYIESAAGIGAGGRSGLTAIVCGILFLLALFFTPLAGLIPDAATAPALIIVGALMLESVRHIDFSDFTESMPAFATIVLMPFTYSIANGISAGLVLYPLLKLVSGRGREVHWIVYILAVLVVLRFIFLAE; encoded by the coding sequence ATGTTTGAGAAGTTGTTTGAGCTGAGTGCGCGGAAAACGGACGTTAAAACAGAAGTCATGGCCGGCATTACCACCTTCATGACCATGGCCTACATTTTGTTCGTCAATCCTAGCATTCTGGGGGCGGCCGGCATGGATAAAAACGCCGTCCTGCTGGCAACGGCCCTTGGCGCCGGTTTGGTGACGATTATGATGGGACTCTTTGTCAACTATCCCATTGCCTTAGCGCCTGGCATGGGCCTCAACGCGTTTTACGCTTTTACCGTTGTTATTGGCATGGGCGTTTCCTGGCAGGTGGCGCTGGGAGCAGTATTTATTTCCGGTCTTATCTTTATTTTGCTCACTGTCACCAATATCCGCCAGCTTTTGGTAGAAGGCATGCCAACATCGCTTAAACATGCGATTACCGTCGGTATCGGTTTGTTCATTACGATTATTGGCCTGAAACTGTCCGGCATCATGAGCATTCGTCTCTCCCTTATTCCGCCGACGCTGGAAAAAATCATCGCCGCCAAAGGCAATGGCACGCCCATGCACTTTGAGACGATTATTGAGCTCGGCAAGCTGGCCGATCCCCACGTTCTCCTTGCCGTTTTCGGGCTTATCCTGATTGCTGTGCTGATGGCGCGCAATGTGCGCGGCGCAATGCTCATCGGCATTCTTACCACAACAATTATCGGTATTGTTATGGGCATCGTAAAGATTCCGGCCGGTTTCAGCCCCATTGCCGTACCTGATTTCAGCCGCAACGCTTTCTTTGCCCTTGACATTTGGGGCGCCATCCATATGGGCCTTTTGACCATCATCTTTACCTTTACCTTTGTTGAGTTGTTTGACACCATGGGCACCTTGGTGGGCGCCGCTAACAAGGCCGGTCTGGTAGACAAGGACGGCAAGTTTCCCGGCATCGGCAAAGCCATGATGGTCGATGCTACCGGCGTAAGCCTGGGTGCGCTGCTTGGCACCAGCACTATTACCGCTTATATAGAGAGCGCGGCCGGTATCGGCGCCGGCGGCCGCAGCGGCTTGACGGCGATTGTCTGCGGTATTCTCTTCTTACTTGCCCTGTTCTTTACGCCGCTGGCCGGTCTTATTCCCGACGCGGCTACCGCCCCTGCCCTCATCATTGTCGGCGCGCTCATGCTTGAGTCGGTTCGTCACATCGATTTCAGCGATTTCACCGAAAGTATGCCCGCTTTTGCCACTATCGTCCTGATGCCTTTTACCTACAGCATTGCCAACGGCATTTCGGCCGGCTTGGTACTCTATCCGCTTCTCAAGCTGGTAAGCGGGCGGGGCCGGGAAGTTCACTGGATCGTTTATATTCTGGCCGTGCTTGTCGTTCTCCGGTTTATCTTTCTTGCTGAATAA